Genomic DNA from bacterium:
CGATGATATGACAATGGTTGTGGTGAAGGTTAAGTAACTCATTTCTCAGGAGCCATATACTCACCTCTAAAAATTCTCATTTTGTTTCAAAATAATCTCCAATCTCATTTTTTTATTTATTTCTTTCCAAATTTCTCTAAAATGTGAATTTGGAATGGCACTATTATGGTAATATTAAAAAGTTATTAGTTCAAGCTCTTTCGGTAAATACGTAACGAGAAAACATATGGAAAATTTCACTATCAGCTACAAAAAAGATATAGTAATCGTAAAAGTTGATCTTCCTGCAGCAACGATGCGGGATTCTCAATTTTTATGGGAAACTCTTGCAAACGATTCTCTTTTTGACAAAGAGAAAATAATAATAGACCTTTCCGACTGTTCTTTCATCGATTCCACTTTTATTGGGATGATCGTTAAAATATTTAAAAGAATAAATGAAAAGCACGGTGTTATGAAATTGGTTTTCCCGCAAATAACAGATATTGAGTCCTTCCGCGTTATCGGGATTGCAAAAATCTTGGAGTGTTTTAACAGCGTTGAACATGCAATTGAAAGCTTCAATCCGGATTCTTCGGTCAGTAGGATTGAAATAGATCAGAATAGTCTTTACCACACCATTTCAGAAGGTAAAAAATAGTTTGTCTCTTCTCTTTCAAACAGGAGATGTTTTCGTAACTGCATAGCTCATTCTTTATCATCATAATGATTCCCTAATTTTGATTAAATTTGTGCTGAAAAAAATCAATCATTATGGGGTTACTATGAAAACAAAATTTCAATTAATTTTCTTATTTATTTTACTTATATCTCTTCCGTTATTTTCGCAGGAAGACCAGCATTCCTCAGAAATTGACAGCTCAGTTCCCGAACTTTATGATTTTCACGAAGTGATTTATCCAATCTGGCATACAGCTTATCCTGAAAAAAATTATGCGATGTTAAAAGAAATGACGCAGCAGGTGAACGAAGGTGCTGAAAAAATCTTTGATGCAGAATTACCTGGTATTCTCAGAGACAAGCAGGGTGAATGGGATAAGGGAGTTGCAAAATTACGTTCTTCAGTTGAAGGATATAACAAAGCTATGGAAGGCAGTGATGAACCGGCTATGCTGAATGCTGCAGAAGAGCTTCATTCTGATTATGAAATGCTTGTTAGAATTATCAGGCCGGTAACAAAAGAAGTCGATGAATTCCACAAAGTGCTGTATATGATCTACCATCACTACTGGCCCAATAAAAATATGGAAGAGTTCGGTAAGGCTGTTGATGATCTTGATATGCGTGCTGGTGAGCTTACTACTTGTGTGCTTCCAAAATGGGCAGCAGATAAAACGGAGCCTTTCGTTGAAAATGCGAATAAACTGTACGAATCAACAAAAACATTAAAAGCTCTAAAAGACGAAAAGGCAGATACAGCCGATCTGGATAAAGCGCTGGAAGAAGTTCATACAAACTATGTAAAGCTCGAAGCTTTATTTGATTAATCCAGATTTTCCGGAATAATTTGATTTATAACCCCTGTCCCAAAAGCAGGGGTTTTTTATTTGGCTTTTGCCTGAAACCTATCACCATTTCATTCATCTGATTTTCAAGAAAAAATCACAAAAAGGAATTATGAAACTAGTAGAAAATCTTGATGCAAAAACTTTTGAGAAAAAAATGGAAGAGGATAAAGATGCCGTTCTGCTGGACGTACGCACTCCGATGGAACATCAGATGGTTCGAATTCCTAATTCTATTCTGATAGATATAAATAGTCCTTCTTTCGTTGAAGAAATTGACAAGCTTGACAAAAGTAAAAGCTATTACGTTTATTGTCGTAGCGGTAACAGAAGCTTTCACGCTGGTAACTACATGCTAAAAGTGGGCTTCGAAAAAGTGTACAATCTTGAGCCGGGAATAATCGGCTGGAACGGCAAAAAAGAATTATCTATCTAACAAAAATGTAATTAAGGAATACAGATGTTTTTTGAACGTATATATGAAAAAGGTTTAGCACAGGCAAGCTACATTGTCGGATGCCAGGCAACAAAAGAAGCAATTGTCATTGATCCTAAAAGAGATATTGATACTTATTTCGAAATTGCAGAAAGAGAAAATCTTCGTATCACTCATATTGCTGAAACGCACATTCATGCAGATTTTTTAAGCGGTTCACTTGAACTTGCTCATGAAACCGGTGCCAAAATTTATTTATCCAATGAAGGTGGAAATGACTGGCAGTACCAGTTTGATCATATTGGATTGAAAGATGGAGATATAATAAAAATCGGGAATATAAATCTTGAAGTAATGCATACTCCCGGGCACACACCTGAACATATCTCGTTCATACTGACTGACTTACCGGCAAGCAAAGAGCCATCAATGATATTCACGGGAGATTTTGTTTTTGTAGGTGATGTCGGAAGACCAGACTTGCTTGAAAAAGCTGCCGGTTATGAAGGAACCATGATTGCCGGTGCGAGACAGATGTTTCAGTCTTTAAAAAGATTTAAAGAGCTACCTGATCATTTGCAGGTTTGGCCGGCACACGGCGCCGGATCTGCTTGCGGAAAATCTCTTGGTGCTGTTCCAAGTTCAACTATTGGATATGAAAAACTTTCCAATTGGGCCTTGAAGATTAATGATGAAGAAACTTTTATCAGAACTCTGCTTGATGGTCAGCCGGAACCACCTAAATATTTTGCGATGATGAAAAAACTAAATAAGATCGGTCCTAGGGTGCTTGGTTCTGTTCCGCATCCTGCAAGATTAAGCGTAGCTAGATTTAAAGATTCCATCCAGAATAATTATCAGATTGTTGATACACGTGACAAGCTGAGTTTCGCCGGAGGTCATATCCTGGGAAGTTTGAACATTCAGGATAACAATTCATTCAGCACGTGGGCAGGGTGGATGCTTGAATATGACAGACCAATAATCCTGATTGCACGAGAGCGAAGAGTGGATGCTTTAAACAGAGCACTGATACGAATTGGTATCGATAATCTTGAGGGATACATTTCTGATATCGATAAACTTGAATCCTCAGGCATGGATATCGAAATCTTAAACCAAATCAGTGTAAATGAATTAAATCAGGATATTTCAAAATATAAAGTTATTGATGTGAGAAGTTATACTGAGTACGATATTTCAAGTATTCCTGAATCTGTTAATATTCACGCTGGTCAGCTTGAAAAAAATCTTGACAAAATTTCGAAGGAAGAAGAACTTGTAGTTTATTGTGCCAGCGGTGACAGGTCTGCAATTGCTGCGAGCTTTTTGTTAAAAAAAGGTTTTAGCAAAGTTTATAATTTAAGCGGTGGTATTAACTCCTGGTTCCAAGCGGGTTATAAAATAAACAGGGGAACCATTAAAGAATCAGAGCCAGCAAATATTATTTAAGCCGAAATTATCAGAGAGCAAATCCCTGCACTAATGTACGCGTTATGCAGGGATTTTTTTTGAATATTATTATTTGAAATTAATTAAACTAACTGGTCTTGGCAGTTGAGACAACAATTTTTCTTCCGTTTATCTCTGAACCATTAAGGGCTTTTATTGCATTGTTTGCATCGCTCTCGTTTTCCATTTCAACGAAGCCAAATCCTCTTGATTTTCCGCTCTCCCTATCGGTTACAACTTTTGCGGAAATGATATTTCCGTGAGTCTTAAATGTGTCCATTAGCTTTTCATTATTGAATGCCCATGGAATATTGCCCACATAAAGTTTTGTGCTCAAGATTATTCCTTTGATAGTTAGCAAGTATTGTTAATTAGCTCGGAATTAAAATAATATTAATTGGATTAATTGCAAATGAAGGATTTAGTGAAATGAGGGTTAGCCACCGAATAAAAAAAAGCCGGAAAGCTTGGTTTCCGGCTAACTAAAAAAATTAAAATTCTACTTTTTTGTGATACTTCATCGCGTAATCATAAACGAGCGTACTAGCAACGAAAATTGATGAGTAAGTACCGATAATTATTCCAAAGAATAAGGTGAATGCAAATGCTCTGAGTACTTCACCGCCAAATATCATAAGTA
This window encodes:
- a CDS encoding RNA-binding protein; translated protein: MSTKLYVGNIPWAFNNEKLMDTFKTHGNIISAKVVTDRESGKSRGFGFVEMENESDANNAIKALNGSEINGRKIVVSTAKTS
- a CDS encoding rhodanese-like domain-containing protein, whose amino-acid sequence is MKLVENLDAKTFEKKMEEDKDAVLLDVRTPMEHQMVRIPNSILIDINSPSFVEEIDKLDKSKSYYVYCRSGNRSFHAGNYMLKVGFEKVYNLEPGIIGWNGKKELSI
- a CDS encoding STAS domain-containing protein; this translates as MENFTISYKKDIVIVKVDLPAATMRDSQFLWETLANDSLFDKEKIIIDLSDCSFIDSTFIGMIVKIFKRINEKHGVMKLVFPQITDIESFRVIGIAKILECFNSVEHAIESFNPDSSVSRIEIDQNSLYHTISEGKK
- a CDS encoding MBL fold metallo-hydrolase, with the protein product MFFERIYEKGLAQASYIVGCQATKEAIVIDPKRDIDTYFEIAERENLRITHIAETHIHADFLSGSLELAHETGAKIYLSNEGGNDWQYQFDHIGLKDGDIIKIGNINLEVMHTPGHTPEHISFILTDLPASKEPSMIFTGDFVFVGDVGRPDLLEKAAGYEGTMIAGARQMFQSLKRFKELPDHLQVWPAHGAGSACGKSLGAVPSSTIGYEKLSNWALKINDEETFIRTLLDGQPEPPKYFAMMKKLNKIGPRVLGSVPHPARLSVARFKDSIQNNYQIVDTRDKLSFAGGHILGSLNIQDNNSFSTWAGWMLEYDRPIILIARERRVDALNRALIRIGIDNLEGYISDIDKLESSGMDIEILNQISVNELNQDISKYKVIDVRSYTEYDISSIPESVNIHAGQLEKNLDKISKEEELVVYCASGDRSAIAASFLLKKGFSKVYNLSGGINSWFQAGYKINRGTIKESEPANII